A window of Halogeometricum sp. S1BR25-6 genomic DNA:
AGCGTACTTCAGTTATGTTATTCAAATAGTTACTCACCCGCTATCCGCCTGTCGCGCTCGAAGCGGGGGGAGAGAGGACCCGTCACCGGGTCGGTTGCGGCGTCTCGCACGTCGGCCGCCACCAGTGCGCGCTCGGACGTGTCGTCGATTCGAGAGAATGGCCGCCCGCGGCGTCTCGTCCCGGCGTTCGTTCAGTAGGTGTGATATAACTTAGGCCGGATTCTACCCACGATACCGTAATGACTCACAGCGTTCTGGCGAGCGCAGTCAACCATCCGGACGCCATCAATCCGTACATCGGACTGTTCAACCAGCGGATCGTCCAGTCGCTCATGCGGCGCGGGATGGACGTCGACGTCGTCTCACCGCGGCCGTTCGCGCCGCCCGTCGGTCCCCACTCGGAGTACTCGATGCTCCCCACCGTCGAGGAGTGGGACGGCTACGGCGTCCACCACCCGCGTTTCTTCTACCTGCTGCCGAAACGCCTGTTCTACGGGCGGGCCGGCGACTCCTTCGCCAAGCGCGTCCCGCGGTACGTCGAGAAGACGTTCGACGTCCCCGACGTCGTCCACGCCTGCCACATCTACCTCGACGGCTACGGCATGGTCGACTACTGCGAGCGACACGACGTCCCCCTGTTCGTCGTCTCGCACGGCCACTTCATGAACGAGTACGACGAGTTGGCCGACGACGTCCGCGAGAAGGTCGACGAGACGCTCGACGCCGCGGAGAAGGTGCTCTGCGTCAGCGACGCCCTCGCGGAGAAGGCCGCGCGGCGCGTCCCCCGTTCGAAAGTCGAAGTGGTCCCCATCGGGGCGACTCCCTCCCGGTACCCCGTCGAGCGGAAGGCGGAACTCCGCGAGGAACTCGGCATCGACCCGGACGCGACGGTGGCGCTGTTCGTCGGGGAGTTCTCCGAGCGGAAGGGCATCCCCGAACTGGCCGACGTCCTCCCGGACCTCGACCTCCCGAACACCGAGTTCGTCTTCGTCGGGCACGGCGGCGACGAGGAGTGGACGCTCCGGCGCGCCCTCACGTCGAGTCGGTTCTCGGGCCGTCACGTGTACACCGGAATCACCTCGCTGGCGCTGCGCCGGTGGCTGGCCGTCGCGGACGTGCTCGTCCTCCCCAGTCACGCCGAGGGGCGACCGACCGTCATCTACGAGGCGATGGCATCGGAGACGGCCGTGCTCTCGACGACCGTCGGGGGCATCCCCGAACAGGTCGAAGACGGCGAGACGGGCGTGTTGATCCCGCCGGGCGACACCGACGCGCTCCGCGAGGCGCTGACCGAATTGGCCGGCGACCGGGAGCGACTGTTGGAGATGGGACGGAAGGGACGCGAGCGCCTCCTCGAACAGGGGTGGACGTGGGACGACCACGCCGAGCGAGTGTACCGACTCCACCGCGAGGCGCTGGAATGACCGACGCGCTCCGCATCGCGGCGGTGACCGCGCACCGCTCCCACGAGGTGGCCGAACCGCTGGCGTTAGCCGACGGGACGGTCGAACTCGTCGACATCGACGCCTCCGACGGCTTCCTCGAACGGAACCTGAACACGGTCACCCAACTGCTCGAACTGACCAGCGATCCGAAACCGGACGCCGTGCTGTCGGACTGTCTCGGACTGCTCGGCTTCCTCATCGCCGCCATCTGCGTCCTCCGGGGCGTCCCGTTCGTCTTCCGCTTCAAAGGTAACCACTGGCAGGGGTTAGAGGAGATATACCGAACGGGACGGGACGACGGTCTCGCGACGAAGCTTCGGTACTACCTCACCTACGCCCTCGACGAGGCTATCTACCGGTCGGCTCGCGGCTACGTCGTCGTTTCCGCGGAGTTGAAAGACGTCGTCGTCGAGCGAACCGGCTGTCGGCCGGAGCAGGTGCACGTCGTCCACGTCCCCCTCGTCCCCGACCGGGAAGACGGGTCGGCGCGGGCGGCCAGAGAGCGGTTCGGAATCGAGGAGGAGACGGTGCTCCTAACGGTGACGAACCTCAAGTATCCCAGCAAGTACGACGGCGTCCGCACCATCGTCGAGGGGATGGAGTCGGTGCTCGCCGACCACGACGACGTTGCCTACGTCGTCGCCGGCGGGGGGTCCTACCTCGAAGACGTGCGCGCGGCGGTCGACGCCGTCGCCGACCCGGCCGTCCGCGACCGCATCTACGTGCTCGGCTTCGTGGAGGGCGTCGCGGACCTCTACGCCCTCGCGGACGCCTTCGTCTACGTCTCGCACATCGACGGCTATCCGCGGTCGGTGCTCGAAGCCCAGCAGTCCGCGCTTCCGGCGATGGTCAACGCCGCTCACGGGATGGTCGAACAGGTCGAGGACGGCGAGACCGGGGTCGTCTTGGAGGAGGCGACGTCCGAACAGGTGGCGGCGCAGGTGACGCGACTGCTGGACGACGGCGACCGCACGCGCCTCGGCGAGAACGCCCGGACGCGGGTCCGGGCCGAGAACGACCCGGAGACCATCGGTCACCAACTCGTTGCGGCCATCGACGCCATCGTCTCCGGTCGGTAGGCTCGGACCGGCGGACGCGGCGGCTTCTGACTCGAAACCGAAACTCTTCTTTCGGCAGTCTGGCGGTTCGACGGCTGAGCGGACGCGGCGCAGACCGTCTACACCGCGCTCTCCCATCCCCTCGCGTCTCCGCGGCGAAACGGGTCACTCGCATTACTTCCAGCGGCCCGCAGAGCGGAAGCCCGCAGGGGACGCATCGGTCGGTATCGACACGTCG
This region includes:
- a CDS encoding glycosyltransferase, with product MTHSVLASAVNHPDAINPYIGLFNQRIVQSLMRRGMDVDVVSPRPFAPPVGPHSEYSMLPTVEEWDGYGVHHPRFFYLLPKRLFYGRAGDSFAKRVPRYVEKTFDVPDVVHACHIYLDGYGMVDYCERHDVPLFVVSHGHFMNEYDELADDVREKVDETLDAAEKVLCVSDALAEKAARRVPRSKVEVVPIGATPSRYPVERKAELREELGIDPDATVALFVGEFSERKGIPELADVLPDLDLPNTEFVFVGHGGDEEWTLRRALTSSRFSGRHVYTGITSLALRRWLAVADVLVLPSHAEGRPTVIYEAMASETAVLSTTVGGIPEQVEDGETGVLIPPGDTDALREALTELAGDRERLLEMGRKGRERLLEQGWTWDDHAERVYRLHREALE
- a CDS encoding glycosyltransferase family 4 protein, with the protein product MTDALRIAAVTAHRSHEVAEPLALADGTVELVDIDASDGFLERNLNTVTQLLELTSDPKPDAVLSDCLGLLGFLIAAICVLRGVPFVFRFKGNHWQGLEEIYRTGRDDGLATKLRYYLTYALDEAIYRSARGYVVVSAELKDVVVERTGCRPEQVHVVHVPLVPDREDGSARAARERFGIEEETVLLTVTNLKYPSKYDGVRTIVEGMESVLADHDDVAYVVAGGGSYLEDVRAAVDAVADPAVRDRIYVLGFVEGVADLYALADAFVYVSHIDGYPRSVLEAQQSALPAMVNAAHGMVEQVEDGETGVVLEEATSEQVAAQVTRLLDDGDRTRLGENARTRVRAENDPETIGHQLVAAIDAIVSGR